The sequence TTCTGTTCCCAGCTTTAGCTGTCCCTGGCTTAACTCTGTATATTCATTTTGGGTATGATGCTTAGAGTTGAAAGGAAAGCTTGACTATTGCTTGCGAGAAAACAATATTAGTGACAATGAAGTCAATGGTATGCTTGCCATGAAGTTTGGCTAATCACAATCACCACTCTGAGGTTGCTACTGAACTGCAGATGTGTGGCGATGCTTGATGTATGTAATCCTTTCTGATTTCCCACCCCTCTGTAGACTCTTCTGTCCCCTGTGGGGAGCTTATTAAACCCTTGTATTATAGGGACTAGAATCACAGCCACTAGTGCAAGAAAATATCTTTGAGATCATATTTCATGTGCCTTCCGGGGTCTGATATAATCTCCCGATAAGAATATACCAGACATTAACTAGATACTGCAGGTGGACTTGTCTTTTTCCAATTTAGTGGGATTTGGGCATGCAGACCAGAAGGGAAGAGAGCTTTTTTTCTGAGTGCAGCAATGCATACTTATTTGGAACAATTCAAACCTATTCAAAATGAGCATTCCATGTCTGTCTCAACCTAAAATTCAGCTGGATGTTATAGTAGCTTATTGTTTGATGCAAGCACAGAGCACCTGTAAAATTTAAGGTTGTTATCATTTCTCAATTGAGAGATGAATGGAGAAAGTTGTATTTTATAGTCATACCCAGATTATGGCATAAAACATGTATAGCCTGTTTTAAAtatgttatataaatattataaatattgaTTAAATATTATAAGTATTAATATACACATGAAACccaaaaaattatttgcctttttaaatgTGGCAAAAGCAACCTCCAAATTTACAggttggttttggctttttttctttcaacaaactgaaaaaaatgctgtcTGTTTTTTGCTAACAATTTTTGAGAAAGAAAGGGCAAAAACCAAGCCAACTTTGAAATACATGTCACAGTTGAGGAAAATTAGAAAGCAGCAAGATCCAGAATAGCAGAAATATTAGGGAAAGTGATACTGTTTTTTATTCAGGATCTCAAATGCTTGAAGGCTGTTTttggcagatttggggtttgccCAAAGATGCTCAGTGTATAAGTTGGATCTATGCTGATAAAAGGAAGCATCAAGCAATGAACTGCACCACGATGTCAGTCTTTATGTGGAAGAAGCACTGTGAAAACTCTCTTGTTTCCAAAAAACACCCAATACTCCAGGCACAAGGATAACTTCTTTGAGGTGTTACCTTCATGTGGCATTCAGTGGGGTAGCTTCAGAGTAAATGTGTCAGTTAGGGCCATTGCCACAAGAAACAGTTCTGTGTTCTGTACAGGGAACACAATGCTCATACCCATGAAGCACCAATACTCActgtttccctttcctcctcagaaGATGACAGTAGATGTACTTCTGACTTCCTGTAGGATCAAAAGGGAATTATATTTATTCACTTGATCAGAGGCAAAGCAGGCTGTTCTCTATGAAAGATTTCTCTTGCTGTCCATGTCACTCACAGTCACTTATTGAAATGTTATGACTGAGTGGAAATCAGCTATAACTGATGTTGGCCACTATGTTActttgataaaataataaaaataatcagtaaGGGCCAAAAGTCATGAAAGGTGAGGACCTCCATTTCCTCTTGGcttggtggggattttttttaaattgccttataaaagggagaaaaaatgggattgtGCCCTAAAAATCTCTGGTATGAGGTTAGCAGATATTTCATGTTTAGGTGAAAGCAGGTCTGAGTAGCAAGTCTTCTGTTTCAGTCCCAGTTTGCAAGCTGCCAGGTCCCTGTGGGCTCTGGCAGAGTCAGTCACACAGTTCCTGAAAAAACTGAACGGCTGCAGAATTGGATCTTGGGTTACCATTTCATTCTAGAGGGGATTTGGTGGTGTCGTCAGTCCAGTAAGTTCAATTTTTATGCCATCACATTTTATTTGACACTAAACTAAAACAGCTGCTTGCAATTAGCACACATGAAAGGAACAATAACAAAAGTGCAGCCTGCCCTTCAAGCACTACACATGCTCAGTGCAAAGAGTTTACCAAGTTCTGGTGattttccctccctctgctctaACTGAAACATCGAAAACAATTGATCTCActgaaaaccaaatgaaaaaaaatgtttatcgTTCCCTGAATGTTTCTGATTGGCAGCAGTGACTGGTTATTGGAAAATTTAGGCTGTTCCAGATGTGGGCATGAGCAGGACTCTTGCTGCTGCGGAGCTGATCTAAGCATGAAGTTAAAGGGAGGCAATGCCCTGGGACAGGATGATGTAGAGAGCTGGTTTCTTACCAGGACTGGGATCCAGGGCAACTGGTCCTCCCTCCCATTGGGAACAGTGAACAAGGAGCTTGTAAAATACACAGACCAAATGGAAATGACCCCTACTGACTGAAACCAGCTGCATGTCAGACCTCTCACTGTCTCTCTTGATTTGCTATCTCAAATAAATGGATGTGATAGAAGGgctacagaaagaaaacaaaataatttattctccTTGAAGTTGCACCACACTAGCAAGCTTCAGtttttacagctgaaaaaaataatgtttattcACAGATTAagtttttccctccttttttttcgCTTTGAAAGTCTGCAGTTTAGAAGACATACTGTAGCTCAGTTTCAGAAGTCTGTGACAAAGAGACATGGTAGATTTTGTAAGGTATTTGTCACATAAAACTTCTGGCTAATGAGAGCTTGGTTGTTTTGCATTtagattcagaaaaaaaagttatagcAGCTTTTTGGTGCTTTGCCTTAGATGTGCATGGTGGCTGAGCTCCATGAAAAACATCTTAGTGAGTTGTGAAGAAACATGACACAGAGAAAGATTGGACTTATTGATgcatttttccccatatttttcctaatacacTCCTGGGTAACACCAGTTATTCTGAGCATTGTGAGGAGCTGCTTGAAGTAACCATGGTAGCACTTGAATTCAGGAACAGTTAAGGACAACAGCTTCTCCAGTCCTCCATTTGATGCCCAGGATGGGTTACTGCTATTGACATTAGATTGCCCTGTGTTCTGACTTCTGAGGTAGAGAAGGAGGTACTTAACCTCACTGTCACCTTTGATCTCTAATTTTGAGAAGATCATCAGGATGGGACACATGCCATGCAGTTATGGTTTGATAGACTTTTTTAAGGAAACTTCTTAAAAGACATCAGTCTAGACTTTATTCTTGCAAACTCACATACTGATGTGTTTTACaaatatatctttttcttttttttttaagtcttggTCAGCCAATAGATCATTAGTGAAAGAAGCCACCAAATTTAGATTAATAGATCTATTAGAGTGTCTTGGCAGAATGACCTTCATGAAGTCTGAAAAAGCATGTGGATACAAAAACTTGAGGATGACACTTTGAAGTGAATGTTACTTCTTTTGCCTTCCACAACTTTCTATTTCttcctctatttttcttttcttttcttcccccttaagaatttgtttctttctcactAACAGTTGTACAAACATGATACAGTAACAGCTTTGAAAGTAGAAGCCTTTACCTGCTGCCTTGCAGCGTTGCAACAGCCAGCTGTTATTTCAATACAAAATAGACTGCAATCCCCATCTGTAGGTTGTAAGAGTCTGGTAGTCACTCTTTTTGCTTTAAAGACAGAACCAAAATGCAGTTCAGCCTGGCCATTGTTCTTCTGCTGGCATTTTCTGTCACATTGGCTTATAGGATCTTCTGACAATCACCTGTGGCCCACAGATAGATATTGCTATGGGGAAAGActcacctctgtgcctcctaccactgcatttttttactGATTGTCCTATGGTGAAATCTCCTACAGATGAGTTTTCTACTATTCATTCTATCCTCTGGCTGGATATGATGTAGTTTTTGGGTTATTCAAATTGTGCTGGTTTGGCATCAAGTGATGCCACACACctccttcctttgttttttatCTAAACATTTTCTGCTAATTACTTGCATTAGTGAGAGTAAATcaatttactttgaaaatataGAGTTAAAGAGGTCTTGGGTGGCTGCCTGTAGATAATGTTCTATGTTGAGCAAGAAGAAGAACCATGGATGTGAAGGAGGTTTCTATGGGTTTGGAAGAAACTCTTCTCCTAGCTGGCATCTGTGAGGCTCTACCTTTGGCACCCTCTTATAGGAGGCCAGTGATTCCAGTAGTCCAAGGATCAGATGACACCAGCAAGGTGTTGGTATGCCAGTCCACAGCTTTGGGATGACCCTGTAATTGTGCTGAAAGGGaacttttttattctgtatttccgCAATATCCTTTGTACACAAAGGCCCTATGCTGCAGTTCAAAATGTTTCAACCTTTCCCATTGGCTTTTAGTTGTGTTCAGGAAAAAGTGAACAAATCCCACTGGTACTAAGGAAGGTTTTGCTCTGGTCAGATTCCAGGGCCCAATCCAGTGGCATGTGGCATACAAAACAGAGAGAGGTTAGCATGTGATGAAAGGACAATGCACACTTGAACTTTTCAGCAAACAAGGAGGATCAGGTTGAAGCCATCCTCATTATTTTCCCATCTTTATGATGAAAGAACAGGTTGGGTACTAGTATAACAGAATTTGAAAAACATCtaaatgtaatatattttcCAATGAGTCTTTAAATAATGTCTGAAGTAAAAACAAGATGGGCATTTTgtttcatctttattttaatcagattttcatttttaaaagttgtgaGAATACAAGATTGTTGAAGGTAACTCTCCTCAGCTGGCCAAAGAGAGAGACAGTTATTTTTCCTCAGAAGCACAGTAGGAAATGCGTAACTGTTAAATTTCAATTCAGacattttaatctttaaatatttgcgGTGGAAAACTAGATTAGACCCTAAGAATATGTTCTTTTTCTAACTGAAGTAAGATGCCTTTTAGCAAGgaaacagcaagagaaaaactaaataaatCTCAAAACACAAGACAGGGCGCCATTTCTGCAACAGCATTTCTGATTGGTCAGATCACCATGTACAAATATTGAATTTTCTGCCTTGTTCTGTTCCAGAGATTGAAGGCAGCACTGACTCATCATCCTGCCGCCATGTCGAACGGGAATATGAACACCATGGGCCACATGATGGAAATGATGAGCTCGCGACAGGACCAGACACCACACCATCATATGCACTCACATCCTCATCAGCACCAGACACTGCCACCTCATCATTCATACCCACATCAGCACCAGCATCCGGCacaccatcctcatcctcagcctCATCACCAGCAGAACCATCCCCACCATCACTCCCACTCGCACCTTCACGCACACCCGGCACACCACCAGACCTCGCCGCACCCACCGCTGCACTCGGGCGGACAAGCACAGGTAGACCTTTGTGTCCTACTGCATCTCTGAGTTTTGCTCTTGGGTGGAGTTAAAGCCTGATCTCAGTATTGTTTCTTCTTGCATGCATGTCTTGTTAGATACAAGCCCGTCGGGCTGCTAGCAAATGTCTGCTAATGGTGATGGGGATGCTCAaactttatttagaaaatagaGTGAAGCAACAACTTGTTTTGCTGCCTAATTTACTAGACATTTGTAATTTCTTACTTTATAAGGAGCTCCAAGGCTTTTcagtgctctgagctctgcagattGCCACATATCCTTTTATGGATGAGGTTTATTACAGAGATTGGCACATTATATATGTTGCTTAATGTGCTTGAACCTGAACTTCTCAGGCCAAGATTTAACAAGCTGTATGAGTTCTACCTGCAGAAATACATTACAAAGTCTTTATGAAATGAAATGGCACTGGTGTGTGTGTAGCCAGGGGCAGTATTCAAGATTGGAGATAATAGAGGTAGTTCTAAGTAAGGATACACTGGCTTGGAAAAGATTAATTGATCCAGACTCTGTGAAGAGGACAGACATCTGCATAGCATGAAAGATTAGCTGTGAGTGCAGCCAGTACTTGGTGCTTGTtgtggcaggagaaggaggaggatgaagcCAGTCCAAGGAGAGAGATTTAAACAAAGAAGGCAATTTAGACTTGTATTCATGTGACAAGTCAGTGAAGGTCTCCACTGAATGAGATGGAGGACTCAATTTTTTTGACCAGGTATATCGGCTTCAGCAATTTGGATAATTCGTTATCTGGACTGAATGTTTCTTGAACTAAGGAGCTAGTGAGCACAAACTTTAGCAGAGTCATTTTTAAGAGGAATTCTATTCATGTCTTAAAATGATAGGCTTCTGCATCAGGATCACACAAGAAAATCAAGCTCTGGAGGCAGTTACTGTAACATGTCAGGTCTGGAGAGCAATGTTAAGGAAGACAAACAGGCAGTGCATGGAATGTGAGGACAAAGAGGAATGCCAGCCATAAGAACCTCAATCTGTGAAGTATTGTGTTGCTTGCAAATACCTTTCAGACAAGCTCTtagaaaacattaaagaaaatgagagTATTTGGCTGGCATCCCAGTGTCCCACAACATTAACTATTTACTAACATCTAGCTTTATTACTGCAGAGTCTGCAAGCACATGGGATCTCCCTAAAGTATTTGCTAATGTAAAATGAATTGTCAGCTTTAGAGAAACAGTCTAAGTAAGAGCAGCAGACTCCCCTGTGAGAGGATGTCCATAGCTTTCCTAAGTTTACTTCAGTTTTTACTTTGTGAATTCAATTATTTTCCCATCTGTTAATGAGTTATTTTCCTTGGAGTTGTTTAAAAACTCCAATAAAAAGACAGCCATCTCATATCAGAAACCAAAAGTAACCTGATTGCTGTATTGGAGATCACTGAGAGAGTAAGGATAAAGTTGTGCTTAGCCAATTGAGGACTCCATGGATGAGATGGTGGAAGCCACTTAACTTTCACTGAGGGGTTAAGGGGATAAACATGTTAATGCAGTTGAGGGCATCAGATCCCATGTTATGGAGCACTGCTGCAAAACAGTCACAGCATCACTTTAAACAGATGAAGAGAAAACTACTGGGGAAAACAGCTACCATGGGGAAACAAACCTCACAGTTTTAAGGACAAGATCAGTGAGCCAATGGCCCTCCTCTAGACCCACTTGAACAGGGACCTTGACTTTCTTACACAGTTAGGACAGCTTCAGCTTTTTGTGCTTTGTATTCCCTCCTATCTGGCACCACAAAAGACTCTCAGGCAGGCAAGAAGAGATACAGGCACATGGGTAGGGGTCAGAGTCCCTCTGTGTTCAGTACTACATGGTCTCTGGAGCTGGGTCTGTGCAGTCAGATGAGCTTTGCCATGCACAGTTTGTCACTGGAGGCAACAGACTCCATGGGAGATCAAGGAGATCTTCACCTTGTCCATGAGTGTAAGTGTCACCAAAGGGATCAGACAGAGGGTGATGGAGTAGGAATTCCAGGGTCAGTggcttccccaggcagcagagctcttggTGTGCATCTGTTCCTCTGGTGCAAAGGCAATAGTGATTTCTGAACAGATGCACTGGAGGGGGGAAAACAAGCACTTGCTGAGTAATAACCACATAGTTATTACTTTCAAAGCTCATCCATAGTCCCCATGGTAATGGCCTCTTTGGGGATCAGATTGCTCCAGCAGACATTAATTTTATGGTGTGATTTTCTAATTATTAACCTCTTTATTCTTCTGAGCCAGATTCTTCCATTCCAAACCACCTGCCAAATGACAGCATGGTCCATGCTGCTGTAAGCTGCATACTCCCATGCCGAGACTGTTGTTATTCTGCACCGTGCCCTTCTGTAATGTTAGAATTAATTTCATGCTTTTCAGCTACCATTTTGATACACAGGAGCCCAAGGCGTTATGTTTTCATAGAATGACTGAATGGGTATTAGTATTGTGGTAAATTGCAAAGAACAGAAGTAAATATTGGATAAAAGTAGAAATCAGCTTCTGATAGGTATCTTTCTGAGAAAGAGAGATATTTTACCAAGTTCTAGCTATGCTACCTCAACTACTACAAAAATTATAGTGTTATTCTGCATTGATCCTCTAAAGATTTCTTTATGTCAAACTTGGCAGAGTGATAGCTCAAGTGAAGTTATGGTTTGGATGCCATTCCATTCTCTTAGCTGTCCTATGTTTGTCTTCATGATGGATACCTGATTAGTACCCTCTAAGAACACCAAAATTaacttacatttttatatttagttcattttctttcttatgtcCCAGGCAGGGCAATGAAATCCTGCTAGAGAATGATGCCTAGATGGTTACTAAGATATAGTCTAACATGTTTTAGGGTTAAGAGCTATCAAGTAAGAGTCAGTTAATTATCCCACGTGACCTTATTAGTGGAATAATGGCAGCCCTTATAATTAATATCTTCCTGAGATGGAGAGAAGATTTTGTTGTTCTGAAAATGCACTCTGACTACCCAGACACTGCCTGGTatattctgaaaacaaaattactcACTAGTCATTCAGGAGAAAATAACCACAcaagaggaatgaaaaaaaaagtatcattactttttctgcctttgtacCAGACTTCACTGAGAGAATTAAGaaacaagaatttttaaagttgaatggaaaaggagcaaaaagGGATAAGGAAATATAAATAACAGATCTCTGAAGTCTGGAAAGGTGTTATGTATGGGAAAATGAAAGGTCTTTGATGAGATGTTGACATTAAAAGGTACTTCTGAGACCTCTGCACTCAGACATGCTGTTAAAGAGGCAAcatgcccagccctggtggacagggagcagctggaatccCTTGGCAGCAGTCTCCTGGCAGAAGGCAGGGGATGCTGGTGAGAATGGGGGATGTGCCCATTGCAGCTGCCATGGACCTGGCACTCCAACCCTCAGTGTGGACAGCATGTTGAAGATTTTATCAGCAAACATATGGAGCTCATGcaagctgaaattttaaaaatcagtcaGAAAATGTGGGGTGgcttatttattttagaaggttattcttaaaaaaaaactttttctgctcctgtgaGAGAGATTCCCTGACAGTGCAACATAAAGATGAGAATAAATTCGGCTTTATGCAAAAAGCATTATCAGATGTACAGAATAATTACACATAAAATTGCCACTGTGATTGCCACAAAGTCAGCTGGGGGAGGGAGCAAACTAGATTCTAGACAGAAAAGCCACCTCAACTTTGCAAGACTCAAGACGATAGTATTGTTTTAATTGAGACAGACTGAGGTGTTAGGCAAACATGTTAATTGCAGCAATTGAAATTCAGGGCTCAGTCTGACAAAGCACTGAGTGCGTCCACTCCCTGGAGTCAAAAGGAAGCACCTTGGAGGTTTGGGCCTTTGCCAGAACAAGAGGGTTAATTTTGAGTCAACAATTCCAGTTTCCAGACTGTTCCAGACTGTGCAGGAGTGGCAGCAGCAATGTGAGCTGAGTGTAAGCAATAGAATCCATGGACTGGGTTCCCAGACCCCAAGtagagggagagagaaggtgTCTCCAGAGCCCCGCAGCCTGGGTGCCACAGACAGGCAGGAAAGTAGTCCAAAAGCCTATTCCCAGGGAGTTGAACATTAAATCTGGTGCTGGTTCCTGACAGGGACGTGGGAATGTTACATCTGCCCAGGAGTCAGTTGGAGAATTCTTTACATGGCACTGCCCCCACCATGCACCTTTTCTGTAATATTGTGGGCCAGTTACTCTCAGGGGCCTGATCAATACTCCCTTGTATTTGAAAAAGCATAAATACATATCTTTTTCCATAGTTTTGTAGCAGTGGACTGGATGTAGTGTTCCTATACTCTCAAAGCCAGGGATAAATTGAATAAAAACAAGAATAGTGTCCACAGCACAGAGGTCAAATGGAAACTGGTAAGAGGAATATCCCTTATCCACACAGTGCAGGGACATCAAAACATCGGTTCAAGTTCAATTTATCAAAACACAGGTTCAACCTAAAGTCTTTCTTTGCCCATGAGGGGCAGTGAGGTCTGCTGCCTTTGTGCAATCCCAGCTCCATGCAGGTGCAaaagctctgcagctcctgtctcCAGAGATGGCAAAGATTGAGGTAGAGATGGTGAAGCTCAGAAAATATAAATGGCCTAAAATTTTAGGCAACTGGGGGAcaaggggagaaagagagacaCAGAAATTAGACCACTACCGTCCTCTGCTTTGATTAAAACAGATCCTGAGAGAAACTGgacatttcagattttaaatagGTGGTGGCAGAGAATGCATCTAAGTGAATGCTTTTAAGAACTAActcaagggagaaaaaatactCAGAcgataatttaaaaaaaatctcttcttcgACTATGGCAAGGAtttgccagcagctgctttcagtGGCACCTGATGCAGCTTTTGACTTCAGCCTGTTGCAGACCTTGCTGGGGAGAAGGCAGAGTGTGTGCGATTCCCCTTCCCATTTCAGTATCCCCCTCTGTAACTTCCCCCCTTGCCACCCTCTGCAAAACATCTTCTTGCCCTGCAGGTTTCGCCAGCAGCGCAGCAGATGCAGCCCACGCAGACGGTACAGCCACCACAGCCAACTGGAGGTCGCCGGAGGAGGGTGGTGGATGAAGACCCAGATGAGAGGAGGCGGAAATTTCTGGAAAGGAACCGAGCTGCTGCCACGCGCTGCAGACAGAAGAGGAAGGTCTGGGTGATGtcactggaaaagaaagcagaagagctCACCCAGACAAACATGCAGCTTCAGGTGCGAGCCACTGTCTGCGCCCCTGAGGACACAGAGGGGCTCTTTGTGCTTGACTGACGGTGCCTTTGGGGCTGCCCCCGCACAGTCAGCTCCTAGTGGGAACTCAAGCACAATCAGTCTGTTAATCAAGATGTGTGTgctttaattaaagaaataattacattttagcAGGATAAGCCAGGAAAAAAGCTGTCTTGGGATTTAGAAGCCTtcactatttattttctttccttgtcactgttttttgtggggatttttttttgaagtgcCATTAACATGtctgtaaaaaatttcttcagagcAGGGCATGTAGTTAAACCCTCATTCAAAGCCAGTGAGAGAGAAGCACAAATAGATCAGTCTGTCAGTGAGGAAAACTGGATAGATGAATATGATAATAAAAGCCTTTCTTACAGTGCTGTCCTTCTTATGGTAGGCACAGTACTTCATGCAGAGGTGTGCCTGTGTGCTGCCAAGGGCAGAAAACCATTTGTAGAATGGCACTCCTCCAAAACATTCTCCCACAAAACTCAGAGGTGTGAGCAGCACCCAggcactggctgcagctgagctgtaGGTGACAGCAGTCCTGCCCCTGAACACGGCAACATGGCCTTTGCCCCCACGAGTCTGCCCCTGGCCTCATGCAGAGAGCCCCAGTATTTCCCAATTAGACTGAAACATTGCCTTAAGTATCTCTGGTGCTGTGAAGTTAGTTCATTTGTCAGTCTGCCTTCAGAGGTTACAAAATAATGTCACTgacaaatgttaaaataaaccTGGCACACAAGCTCCTGAATGCCTTTTTTGCTCAGTTCATTCAAAGTTATGGAGCATATTTTATGTTCTTGGGTTGAAGCTTTGTGGAATAGCGTGGTTTAAACTTTGTTGCTAACCAAagtctctctttcctctctaGAACGAGGTTTCCATGCTGAAAAATGAGGTAGCACAGCTGAAACAGTTATTGTTAACACATAAAGACTGTCCGATAACAGCTATGCAGAAAGAATCACAAGGATATCTAAGTAAGTAGCTGGTATGTTTGCGCTGTCTCCACACTCCTCACAGGAAAGCAAACCTTCCAATTCTTCCCTCCAGAACCCTTTCTTGGTCATGTTATCACTTGAACCTGTCTTCTCAAACATCATCCGAGCCATCCAATTTCCTGCCCTTATTTATCCAGCCCcgctcaaaaccaaaaaagccctGGTTTGCATCCCACACAGCAGAGCTAGTCTTCCCCACCCCTCCTTTCGGCAAGGAGATGCACACGGATGGACGTTCACTCCCCTGTGGAGGATCCTGCTTGAACTCACAGCTCCAAAACTGCAAGAGTCCTCCTGGGCACGGCGCTGCCAGAACCTTAAAATAACTCTCAAAAGGaaagttaaaaaggaaaacattacaGTCCCCTCCAGCGAAAATGGTACTGTGCCCTGACAGTGGCACAGACCAGGCCTGGCGCAGGTTTTCAAGGTTTGTTAACTCTTTTTTAActctcatctttcttttttttttcccccccaaaagtTCTCAGCTAACAGAGACATTTAATCAATTCTTTCTAGCTGACGCATTTTGTGAGTGTAGTAATTTAGCGATGAATTCTCCGTTTCGTTCTAGAACAGTTTAGAAGTGCCTCAGGGCTTGCTAGATTGTgacattgttttaaaatagagCCCATTTCTGTCTCCTCTGCATCACTATGCATCTGTCTCTTTAACAGTactcaaagaaaaaacacataaTTGCATTACATGCCTATCAGCTGTTGCTTGAATtagattttctgtgctgcagcgCACTGCACTCTAATTTTGATTCCTGCTGGAACAAATAAAGCATTTAAGCATCCCAACTGATTTAAAAACCTTAAGATATCAGACTTTTTATCCCAACATCAGTTTCAGTTATTAAGGCCTTGGGACTTTTCTCAAGACTCAACTCCTGAAGTCAGGTTGATATCAGAGAGGCcagcttgaaaacaaaaaagaaaactaaaacttAAGACAGAGAGTGTTGGCTAACTGtaattatattttgaaatcCTGGGCCTTGTGCATGCTTCAGGTCATCAGTATTTCCAAGAGGATCACCCAGCCTAGGTTTTTTACTTGGATGGAAAAATGAATGTGTGTTGTCTCTGTGCCCTCATTCCCTTTCCAGGTCCCGAGAGCAGTCCTCCTGCAAGCCCGGTCCCAGCTTGCTCCCAGCAGCAAGTCATCCAGCACAACACCATAACGACCTCCTCCTCCGTCAGCGACGTCGTGGGAAGCTCCACTCTCACCCAGCTCGCCAGCCACAGAACAGACATCAACCCCATCCTTTAAAAGTGGTTGATCAGAAACTGCTGGGGGAGTGTGGTACCGTATCAAAGCGTCCTCTCTGCTAAGGACATTTGCAACCGTAACTCAAGCCTGGAAGATTCCTCAGTTCTTGAAAGACTCTGGCTATTCATTTTTATAGttattaaaatgtcttttataCTTAGTTACATGAAAGGGAGTTAAGGCAATTAATATTCTATCAGCTTGAGAAATGCTTTGGtgctttctccatttttttggTACCAGTTACTTGTTTATAAACTTAACTGTTTCTGTACATAGTCATGTTTCCTTCTCACCAGTC comes from Camarhynchus parvulus chromosome 2, STF_HiC, whole genome shotgun sequence and encodes:
- the CREB5 gene encoding cyclic AMP-responsive element-binding protein 5 isoform X6, whose translation is MFCTSAGNSGSVMSMRPVPGSLSSLLHLHNRQRQPMPASMPGTLPNPTMPGSSAVLMPMERQMSMNSNIMGMQGPNLNNPCASPQVPPMHSEAKMRLKAALTHHPAAMSNGNMNTMGHMMEMMSSRQDQTPHHHMHSHPHQHQTLPPHHSYPHQHQHPAHHPHPQPHHQQNHPHHHSHSHLHAHPAHHQTSPHPPLHSGGQAQVSPAAQQMQPTQTVQPPQPTGGRRRRVVDEDPDERRRKFLERNRAAATRCRQKRKVWVMSLEKKAEELTQTNMQLQNEVSMLKNEVAQLKQLLLTHKDCPITAMQKESQGYLSPESSPPASPVPACSQQQVIQHNTITTSSSVSDVVGSSTLTQLASHRTDINPIL
- the CREB5 gene encoding cyclic AMP-responsive element-binding protein 5 isoform X4, which produces MSKHDQTPTPTRFLKNCEEVGLFNDIDCSLEHEFRKAQEEENNKRNISMHNTVGGAMAGPGSHQLTNTRMPNHDTSVVIQQAMPSPQSSSVITQAPSTNRQIGPVPGSLSSLLHLHNRQRQPMPASMPGTLPNPTMPGSSAVLMPMERQMSMNSNIMGMQGPNLNNPCASPQVPPMHSEAKMRLKAALTHHPAAMSNGNMNTMGHMMEMMSSRQDQTPHHHMHSHPHQHQTLPPHHSYPHQHQHPAHHPHPQPHHQQNHPHHHSHSHLHAHPAHHQTSPHPPLHSGGQAQVSPAAQQMQPTQTVQPPQPTGGRRRRVVDEDPDERRRKFLERNRAAATRCRQKRKVWVMSLEKKAEELTQTNMQLQNEVSMLKNEVAQLKQLLLTHKDCPITAMQKESQGYLSPESSPPASPVPACSQQQVIQHNTITTSSSVSDVVGSSTLTQLASHRTDINPIL
- the CREB5 gene encoding cyclic AMP-responsive element-binding protein 5 isoform X5, which gives rise to MHNTVGGAMAGPGSHQLTNTRMPNHDTSVVIQQAMPSPQSSSVITQAPSTNRQIGPVPGSLSSLLHLHNRQRQPMPASMPGTLPNPTMPGSSAVLMPMERQMSMNSNIMGMQGPNLNNPCASPQVPPMHSEAKMRLKAALTHHPAAMSNGNMNTMGHMMEMMSSRQDQTPHHHMHSHPHQHQTLPPHHSYPHQHQHPAHHPHPQPHHQQNHPHHHSHSHLHAHPAHHQTSPHPPLHSGGQAQVSPAAQQMQPTQTVQPPQPTGGRRRRVVDEDPDERRRKFLERNRAAATRCRQKRKVWVMSLEKKAEELTQTNMQLQNEVSMLKNEVAQLKQLLLTHKDCPITAMQKESQGYLSPESSPPASPVPACSQQQVIQHNTITTSSSVSDVVGSSTLTQLASHRTDINPIL
- the CREB5 gene encoding cyclic AMP-responsive element-binding protein 5 isoform X1; protein product: MIYEDSKMNLEQERPFVCSAPGCSQRFPTEDHLMIHRHKHEMTLKFPSIKTDNMLSDQTPTPTRFLKNCEEVGLFNDIDCSLEHEFRKAQEEENNKRNISMHNTVGGAMAGPGSHQLTNTRMPNHDTSVVIQQAMPSPQSSSVITQAPSTNRQIGPVPGSLSSLLHLHNRQRQPMPASMPGTLPNPTMPGSSAVLMPMERQMSMNSNIMGMQGPNLNNPCASPQVPPMHSEAKMRLKAALTHHPAAMSNGNMNTMGHMMEMMSSRQDQTPHHHMHSHPHQHQTLPPHHSYPHQHQHPAHHPHPQPHHQQNHPHHHSHSHLHAHPAHHQTSPHPPLHSGGQAQVSPAAQQMQPTQTVQPPQPTGGRRRRVVDEDPDERRRKFLERNRAAATRCRQKRKVWVMSLEKKAEELTQTNMQLQNEVSMLKNEVAQLKQLLLTHKDCPITAMQKESQGYLSPESSPPASPVPACSQQQVIQHNTITTSSSVSDVVGSSTLTQLASHRTDINPIL
- the CREB5 gene encoding cyclic AMP-responsive element-binding protein 5 isoform X2; the encoded protein is MNLEQERPFVCSAPGCSQRFPTEDHLMIHRHKHEMTLKFPSIKTDNMLSDQTPTPTRFLKNCEEVGLFNDIDCSLEHEFRKAQEEENNKRNISMHNTVGGAMAGPGSHQLTNTRMPNHDTSVVIQQAMPSPQSSSVITQAPSTNRQIGPVPGSLSSLLHLHNRQRQPMPASMPGTLPNPTMPGSSAVLMPMERQMSMNSNIMGMQGPNLNNPCASPQVPPMHSEAKMRLKAALTHHPAAMSNGNMNTMGHMMEMMSSRQDQTPHHHMHSHPHQHQTLPPHHSYPHQHQHPAHHPHPQPHHQQNHPHHHSHSHLHAHPAHHQTSPHPPLHSGGQAQVSPAAQQMQPTQTVQPPQPTGGRRRRVVDEDPDERRRKFLERNRAAATRCRQKRKVWVMSLEKKAEELTQTNMQLQNEVSMLKNEVAQLKQLLLTHKDCPITAMQKESQGYLSPESSPPASPVPACSQQQVIQHNTITTSSSVSDVVGSSTLTQLASHRTDINPIL